From the Patescibacteria group bacterium genome, one window contains:
- the frr gene encoding ribosome recycling factor, with protein MSISELLDLADDHLAKALERLKTELSGLQIGRASATLVENLQVEIYGASQPIRNIANIGIPDPKTIFIEPWDKSNLAAVEKGLRDSALGLNPNNDGLRIILNIPPLTEERRKTLTKLVSEFAENAKIAVRRIREDLRKKAKAATETEEIGEDEEKLFDKKLQEKINVTNEQIEATAKQKTDEMLKI; from the coding sequence ATGAGTATTTCTGAACTTCTCGACCTCGCCGACGACCATCTCGCGAAAGCGCTGGAACGGCTCAAGACTGAGCTCAGCGGATTGCAAATCGGTCGTGCGAGCGCAACACTAGTGGAAAATTTACAAGTGGAGATTTACGGCGCCTCGCAGCCAATCCGCAATATCGCGAACATTGGCATCCCCGATCCGAAAACCATTTTCATCGAACCCTGGGACAAATCAAATCTCGCGGCTGTCGAAAAAGGTCTGCGCGATTCCGCGCTCGGATTGAATCCGAATAATGACGGCTTGCGAATTATTCTGAATATCCCGCCGCTCACGGAGGAACGCCGCAAAACTCTCACGAAGCTCGTCAGCGAGTTCGCCGAAAACGCGAAAATTGCGGTGCGCCGCATCCGCGAGGATTTACGGAAAAAAGCCAAGGCGGCGACAGAGACTGAGGAAATCGGCGAAGACGAAGAAAAACTCTTCGATAAGAAACTGCAGGAAAAAATCAATGTGACCAACGAACAAATCGAAGCAACCGCCAAGCAAAAGACCGACGAGATGCTGAAAATTTGA